A genomic segment from Aspergillus puulaauensis MK2 DNA, chromosome 1, nearly complete sequence encodes:
- a CDS encoding DDHD family phospholipase (COG:I,U;~EggNog:ENOG410PFD2;~InterPro:IPR004177;~PFAM:PF02862;~go_function: GO:0046872 - metal ion binding [Evidence IEA]), producing the protein MAKEAPRGTACSRTSSPLKNSEKTYSEPKRGNNTQDVLQRSQGRDHTVSHRHRLGLRHYPVDSPPLKTRWFYAVDSPKWKPSFLDQKEENVKPLPAPKKFVPFTPKDSQSLEHAFQQLCKVEIELEKTHSDGPTDKSWDEPINVPVNEDYLFDVNINRRELGPAYWVGPVYEVRRGTWFFQEGSTIKPCEENLATQLEEGYLKVKPWRSVELSLHVTRPSTTASSLEQDGTGNSAPPSASETRKHRLFGSYMNNIVTYQDSTTALLTSDDFMSRVSTTVYQTLGGVPGTRVVRGFSEPRRYNETQDKKNSDEKPSSEPWPNVSGAPTGNAGTKTAPELSGPDMSQVELPQDTAQSETRPITTLERRVSSLAGAQGSVDLEEQARKQEEKEMEDLREGDDEDREREIDHLVLVTHGIGQRLGLRLESVNFIHDVNVLRKTMKRVYKASPDLQSLNSSSPDKQKNCRVQVLPVCWRHLLEFPYKKVGQNRRELDLADADTLEDDVYPALSDITLESVPAVRNLISDLAIDVLLYQSKHREQISAIVKQECNRIIELYMKRNPSFNGSVSLCGHSLGSAILFDILCSRDVEPRKTDDLGESSASASAFTFECEEFFCLGSPVALFEMLKGKTIAGNPIRGDEYNRGEERFKRQSATLGTGITLNENQFAVSTPKCRQLYNIFHPSDPVGYRMEPLISPAMSSLKPQPLPSVKRSIWTASGQSLSLISSRVGQSVGSLWTNFTSGVASSLLNRSLGIGPEDSSSRQRSGTRSQARLRTSLPPDAGDPGNRSPTLIDPDIETLYEGFQKAKLKREKLTTDSKAEHDPGLQETDRGLKKLKREEEKVRLLNSNGRVDYSIQEGAFDISLIASLASHLSYWSDEDVNHFMLSQMLCRKRTQV; encoded by the exons ATGGCAAAAGAAGCTCCGAGAGGGACGGCGTGCTCAAGGACATCATCACCCCTCAAAAACTCTGAAAAGACCTATAGCGAGCCGAAAAGAGGTAATAATACACAAGATGTCCTCCAAAGGTCCCAAGGAAGAGACCACACTGTGTCCCATAGACACAGGCTTGGCCTACGCCACTACCCTGTTGACTCCCCACCTCTGAAGACTAGGTGGTTTTACGCAGTAGACTCGCCGAAATGGAAACCATCTTTCTTAGATCAGAAGGAGGAAAATGTGAAACCCTTACCCGCTCCTAAAAAATTTGTCCCCTTTACGCCGAAGGATTCTCAGTCCCTCGAACATGCATTCCAGCAACTGTGCAAGGTCGAGATAGAGCTGGAGAAAACACATAGCGACGGGCCAACAGACAAGTCATGGGATGAGCCCATCAATGTACCCGTCAACGAAGACTACCTTTTTGATGTGAACATAAATCGGAGGGAATTGGGGCCAGCCTACTGGGTAGGGCCCGTATATGAGGTTCGCCGTGGCACTTGGTTCTTTCAGGAAGGGTCTACAATCAAGCCATGTGAAGAGAATCTTGCAACGCAACTTGAGGAAGGCTATTTGAAGGTTAAACCGTGGCGCTCGGTAGAGCTTAGCCTGCACGTAACTCGGCCCTCGACGACAGCAAGTAGCCTTGAGCAAG ATGGTACCGGGAATTCAGCGCCTCCGTCTGCCAGTGAAACACGAAAACATCGCTTATTCGGTTCCTACATGAATAACATTGTCACATACCAAGATTCTACAACAGCACTGCTCACGAGCGATGATTTTATGTCCAGAGTGAGTACAACCGTTTATCAAACTCTCGGTGGGGTACCAGGAACCAGGGTAGTCCGTGGTTTTTCAGAACCGAGGAGGTACAATGAGACCCAAGATAAGAAAAACTCCGATGAAAAACCAAGTAGTGAACCATGGCCCAACGTCTCAGGTGCACCAACCGGAAACGCAGGCACCAAAACAGCACCAGAACTTTCCGGACCTGATATGTCGCAAGTGGAATTGCCGCAGGACACGGCTCAGTCCGAGACAAGACCGATTACAACATTGGAACGGCGCGTTTCATCGTTAGCTGGTGCCCAGGGCTCCGTTGATCTTGAAGAACAGGCGCGTAAACAAGAGGaaaaggagatggaagaTTTAAGAGAgggggatgatgaggatagggAAAGAGAAATCGATCATCTAGTCCTGGTTACACACGGAATTGGTCAACGACTTGGCCTGCGGTTAGAAAGTGTTAACTTTATACACGATGTGAACGTCCTCAGAAAGACAATGAAGCGCGTGTATAAAGCGTCGCCAGACCTTCAATCCCTCaattcttcttccccagataAACAGAAGAATTGTCGCGTTCAAGTTTTACCTGT GTGCTGGAGGCACCTGCTGGAATTCCCTTATAAAAAGGTTGGGCAAAACCGCAGGGAATTGGACCTAGCAGACGCAGACACGCTCGAAGACGATGTATACCCTGCATTATCAGACATCACGCTTGAGAGCGTCCCGGCCGTCCGAAACCTCATCTCTGACCTTGCCATTGACGTGCTGCTCTATCAAAGCAAGCACCGTGAGCAGATTTCTGCTATAGTCAAGCAAGAGTGCAACCGGATCATCGAACTCTACATGAAGCGGAACCCTTCTTTCAATGGAAGTGTGAGTCTTTGTGGACACTCCCTGGGGAGTGCAATTTTGTTTGATATCCTTTGTTCCCGAGACGTGGAGCCGAGGAAGACAGATGATCTTGGCGAATCATCTGCTAGTGCATCTGCATTTACTTTTGAGTGTGAGGAATTTTTCTGTTTAGGGTCTCCGGTAGCTCTATTTGAGATGCTCAAAGGCAAGACGATTGCTGGGAATCCTATCAGGGGAGATGAGTACAATaggggagaagaaagatTTAAGCGACAGTCTGCAACTCTGGGCACAGGAATCACCCTTAACGAGAACCAGTTCGCCGTATCCACTCCAAAGTGCCGGCAGCTGTACAATATATTCCATCCTTCTGACCCAGTGGGCTATCGCATGGAGCCCTTGATATCTCCAGCAATGTCGTCGCTCAAGCCACAGCCTCTGCCATCTGTGAAACGGAGCATCTGGACCGCATCCGGACAAAGCCTTTCATTGATCAGTAGTCGCGTGGGTCAAAGTGTCGGGTCACTATGGACCAACTTCACCTCCGGTGTGGCGAGTAGCCTGTTGAACCGCAGCCTTGGTATTGGCCCCGAGGATAGTTCTTCACGACAGCGCTCGGGTACCCGCTCTCAGGCACGGCTACGTACCTCGCTGCCACCAGATGCCGGTGACCCGGGAAATCGAAGTCCCACCTTGATAGACCCGGATATAGAGACATTATACGAGGGTTTTCAAAAAGCGAAGTTAAAACGCGAGAAACTAACGACTGATTCAAAGGCTGAGCACGATCCGGGGTTGCAGGAGACGGACCGTGGCCTGAAAAAATTGAAAcgtgaggaagagaaagtgaGATTATTGAACTCCAACGGACGAGTTGATTATAGCATACAGGA GGGGGCATTCGATATATCTCTAATTGCAAGCCTTGCCAGCCACCTTAGCTATTGGTCAGACGAAGATGTCAACCACTTCATGCTTTCACAGATGCTCTGCAGAAAGCGTACCCAAGTTTAG
- a CDS encoding PX domain protein (COG:S;~EggNog:ENOG410PJVD;~InterPro:IPR039298,IPR003114,IPR036871,IPR013937;~PFAM:PF08628,PF02194;~TransMembrane:2 (o54-74i81-102o);~go_function: GO:0035091 - phosphatidylinositol binding [Evidence IEA];~go_function: GO:0047617 - acyl-CoA hydrolase activity [Evidence IEA]), translating into MNMDVSNDASHEFQSDQARHVEQPPSTNAMNYDMDDRLVKAKSNGLQMQQLADWMLHFLSTCGNESLLLVLVCLMGATYIILGRLGLLLIGVALGIALHSSWEGASNRHSSETLSSNRKQLSLNIAFKLLDWKSKQHIAIDPNVDNAGEYTTESKLDMDVNLSTSLGPVTATALHSLIEAAVRDYVNYWYEPILPSESTFPVSCRKVLADFVTAISSHLYRKRTADTFLEFLTNSSSMVIVFLNELCTAFDAAGPTITAEDAVQRYLESNPESSLSSLLAHQQQGEKIKTMSDDILSRFLDSDAYNCIPVRNFLREVLSGIVLESTISNMSRPEFINGWITYLFSEGESEIMSAIDAGVEGARYHGVTGAKVSGEISENLSRTTNDVVAEPVSPSRIPGSMLNKVDQATEEALLEAKRLSDMIAAHNMPYNTEQTTHDNIQDADNSTHNSGTLPNADVESLAGERRSSEGTPPESELTEGIRKAQEVSSSEVSSSIASPSVQSPGLPTSSTSDSFDIPPASILHRASVTVDDSFDSGDTAVLRSKPTSDYLIQVEPYSGRSSGWMIFKKYADFESIHETLGTIARLNQLRFGDTHSLIPSWKGQTRQALARDLERYLHDALRLEPLAESVTMRRFFEKDGRLGADTTGSSVKPGFAFPGQTTFENVGKGVLGVLTNAPKGVSGGSKAVLEGVTGVFGGGVNKKTQVGPGVGGDSRECRDSLQRSAPPLEGGMSTGRGDLRVSNDTVIGALPPQPQHSGDTSGLKTSIEIAPLTEPLNTLVTTRTSQENAIDGLGGRVSPAAASVHKSSPTASPASLTEENNNSRDAVPTETRKSTEIVATQKGQGSRISADETRMAVELIFAVINELYSLSSAWNIRRTLLNAAKSYILRPGNPSLETIRGLLQESMIDIHTTDEAVGMYLTKLRENALPTAEELSAWPPAMSNAERERQREAARRILVQKGLPQAITSVMGAVASREALGKVFDSLQIEVVARGFVFSILLQALRAVVL; encoded by the exons ATGAACATGGACGTTTCAAACGATGCCTCGCACGAGTTCCAATCTGATCAAGCTCGACACGTCGAGCAACCCCCTTCCACTAACGCCATGAATTACGATATGGATGACCGATTGGTAAAAGCCAAGTCGAATGGCTTGCAGATGCAACAGCTGGCGGACTGGATGCTACACTTTCTATCAACATGCGGCAACGAATCGCTGCTTCTTGTTCTAGTTTGTCTTATGGGAGCTACATATATCATCTTGGGTAGACTTGGGCTACTACTCATTGGAGTAGCGCTTGGTATTGCGTTACATTCGTCGTGGGAGGGCGCAAGTAATCGTCATTCATCAGAAACCCTAAGCTCCAACAGGAAGCAGCTTTCGTTGAACATAGCCTTTAAACTCCTTGactggaagagcaagcagCACATTGCAATCGACCCGAATGTTGACAATGCTGGGGAGTATACTACGGAAAGCAAGTTGGATATGGATGTTAACTTATCCACCTCCCTTGGTCCAGTGACGGCCACCGCGCTACATTCATTAATCGAGGCGGCGGTGCGAGATTACGTGAA CTACTGGTATGAGCCGATTCTTCCGTCTGAATCAACGTTCCCTGTTTCATGCCGGAAGGTATTGGCTGATTTCGTCACCGCCATTTCCTCCCATCTCTACCGTAAACGAACGGCAGACACCTTCCTAGAATTTCTTACTAATTCGTCTTCTATGGTTATCGTATTTCTAAATGAGCTCTGCACGGCATTTGATGCAGCTGGTCCTACTATCACAGCAGAAGATGCTGTGCAGCGATACCTAGAATCGAACCCTGAGAGCAGTCTCTCGAGTCTTCTGGCCCACCAGCAACAAGGGGAAAAAATTAAGACCATGTCCGATGATATCCTTTCCAGATTCCTGGATTCCGACGCATACAACTGTATCCCGGTTCGAAACTTCCTTCGGGAAGTTCTAAGCGGGATTGTTCTTGAGTCGACGATCTCTAATATGTCACGGCCTGAATTTATTAATGGCTGGATTACATATCTATTTAGCGAAGGTGAATCCGAGATAATGAGTGCAATTGATGCCGGCGTGGAGGGGGCTCGATACCATGGCGTAACAGGAGCCAAAGTTTCCGGGGAAATCTCAGAAAATCTTTCAAGGACTACGAATGATGTTGTTGCAGAACCGGTTTCTCCATCGAGGATCCCGGGTTCGATGCTTAATAAAGTAGATCAAGCAACCGAGGAAGCCTTGCTAGAAGCCAAACGCCTGAGTGACATGATTGCAGCGCACAACATGCCCTATAATACCGAACAGACAACGCACGACAACATACAAGATGCAGATAATTCAACGCATAACAGCGGCACCCTTCCTAATGCCGACGTTGAGAGCCTGGCGGGCGAACGACGGAGTAGCGAAGGGACTCCGCCAGAATCCGAATTGACCGAAGGGATTCGGAAAGCACAAGAAGTCAGTTCCAGCGAAGTGAGCAGCTCAATAGCCTCGCCGTCTGTACAATCTCCAGGACTTCCAACGAGTTCCACCTCAGACAGTTTTGATATTCCACCAGCCTCAATTCTTCATCGCGCATCTGTAACAGTTGACGATAGTTTTGATTCCGGAGATACAGCGGTCCTACGATCAAAACCTACGTCTGACTACTTAATTCAAGTCGAGCCTTATTCTGGACGTTCCAGTGGGTGGATGATATTTAAGAAATATGCGGACTTTGAATCTATCCATGAGACTTTGGGAACGATAGCGAGATTGAATCAATTGCGTTTTGGTGACACTCATTCACTCATACCATCTTGGAAGGGACAAACGCGGCAAGCTCTTGCACGCGATCTGGAACGATATCTGCACGACGCTCTTCGACTTGAGCCCCTTGCCGAGAGTGTGACTATGAGACGATTTTTCGAAAAGGATGGACGGCTTGGTGCAGATACCACAGGTTCGTCAGTGAAACCAGGCTTTGCTTTCCCAGGCCAGACTACGTTTGAAAATGTTGGCAAAGGTGTCTTAGGCGTATTAACAAACGCACCCAAGGGAGTCTCTGGTGGCAGCAAGGCTGTTCTGGAAGGCGTCACTGGTGTATTCGGTGGAGGGGTCAACAAAAAGACACAAGTTGGCCCAGGTGTAGGCGGTGACAGTAGGGAATGTCGCGACTCGCTTCAGAGAAGCGCACCACCTCTGGAGGGTGGTATGTCAACCGGAAGGGGGGATTTGAGGGTAAGCAACGACACAGTAATCGGTGCGCTCCCACCTCAGCCGCAGCACTCGGGTGATACAAGTGGCCTCAAGACATCCATCGAGATCGCTCCTCTTACTGAGCCACTGAATACTCTCGTAACAACCCGCACGTCTCAGGAAAATGCCATTGATGGCCTTGGTGGTCGAGTCTCGCCCGCTGCTGCCTCGGTGCATAAAAGCAGCCCGACCGCCAGTCCTGCCAGTCTCACAGAagagaataataatagcaGGGATGCCGTACCCACGGAGACCAGGAAATCCACAGAGATAGTGGCCACGCAGAAAGGCCAGGGAAGCCGTATATCGGCAGATGAAACGCGAATGGCAGTGGAACTGATATTTGCCGTTATAAATGAATTATACTCACTATCTTCAGCCTGGAACATACGTCGAACATTGTTGAACGCGGCaaaatcttatatacttCGACCGGGAAACCCAAGTCTAGAAACTATCCGCGGTTTACTGCAGGAATCCATGATCGACATTCATACCACAGACGAGGCCGTCGGGATGTATCTAACTAAACTGCGTGAGAATGCGCTGCCGACGGCTGAAGAATTGAGCGCCTGGCCGCCGGCGATGTCCAATGCTGAAAGGGAGCGTCAGCGAGAGGCCGCTCGCCGAATTCTTGTCCAAAAGGGACTTCCGCAAGCTATAACGAGCGTCATGGGAGCGGTAGCTAGCCGCGAAGCTCTTGGCAAAGTATTCGATAGTCTTCAGATTGAAGTTGTCGCTAGAGGATTTGTTTTTTCTATCCTTCTACAGGCGCTAAGGGCTGTGGTTCTATAG
- a CDS encoding PaaI family thioesterase (COG:Q;~EggNog:ENOG410PQHA;~InterPro:IPR039298,IPR029069,IPR006683;~PFAM:PF03061;~go_function: GO:0047617 - acyl-CoA hydrolase activity [Evidence IEA]), whose amino-acid sequence MSIVMAEDTLAESNGARTPLQQVLNVWNRIQVNSPIYNFLLSDVDIYFAEEGSFSARLQVSAKHLNSKGGLHGVFSACVTDWAGGLAIASCGLQSTGVSTNININYLSTACEGDWLDIRGYANKVGRSLAFTTITISKSTSPGSTTLVAQGSHTKYIKAR is encoded by the coding sequence ATGTCCATAGTCATGGCGGAAGATACCTTGGCTGAATCAAATGGGGCCAGAACACCGTTACAACAGGTTCTTAATGTTTGGAATCGCATTCAGGTTAACAGCCCTATTTACAACTTTCTGCTTAGTGATGTGGACATATATTTCGCCGAAGAAGGCTCCTTCTCTGCGAGGCTTCAGGTCAGCGCTAAACATCTGAACTCCAAAGGCGGCTTACATGGTGTATTTTCTGCTTGTGTCACAGATTGGGCGGGCGGTTTGGCAATCGCTTCGTGTGGATTGCAGTCAACTGGAGTGAGcaccaatatcaacatcaactATCTTTCTACCGCATGTGAAGGCGACTGGTTAGATATCAGAGGCTATGCCAATAAAGTTGGCAGGTCTCTTGCCTTTACTACCATAACTATCTCAAAAAGCACCAGCCCTGGCAGTACCACCCTAGTGGCTCAGGGGTCCCATACAAAATACATCAAAGCACGATAA
- a CDS encoding transcriptional coactivator p15/PC4 family protein (COG:K;~EggNog:ENOG410Q0CY;~InterPro:IPR003173,IPR009044;~PFAM:PF02229;~go_function: GO:0003677 - DNA binding [Evidence IEA];~go_process: GO:0006355 - regulation of transcription, DNA-templated [Evidence IEA]): MTSRSRKRVSEASDNFVVDDGAPLNKKSRTNASRFSSSTGSRNSHGVSTRKEDSNGDSYWEISKMRRITISSFRGKVMVNIREYYEKDGEELPGKKGISLPIDQFSALLALLPDIETALQEKGVSIPRPDYVELGANSDGDDGEKGLTDELSGARPSRMNIEATSDEDESEE; the protein is encoded by the exons ATGACTTCGCGGTCTAGAAAGAGAGTTTCAGAGGCCTCTGATaactttgttgttgatgacgGGGCTCCTCTTAACAAGAAGTCGAGGACTAATGCTTCACGCTTCTCTAGTTCGACTGGCTCCCGTAATTCCCATGGGGTTTCTACCAGAAAAGAAGACTCAAATGGCGATAGCTACTGGGAAATCTCAAAAATGCGTCGCATCACCATATCCTCTTTTCGGGGAAAAGTTATGGTTAACATCAGGGAATATTacgagaaggatggagaagagcttCCCGGGAAAAAG GGTATTTCATTGCCAATCGATCAATTTTCCGCCCTGTTAGCTCTCCTACCTGACATCGAAACTGCATTGCAAGAGAAGGGAGTATCGATCCCTCGACCAGATTATGTCGAGTTAGGTGCAAACTCCGATGGTGACGATGGAGAGAAGGGCCTGACTGACGAACTCTCGGGAGCTCGGCCCTCGCGAATGAATATTGAAGCTACAagtgacgaggatgagagcGAAGAATAG